The sequence below is a genomic window from Ciceribacter thiooxidans.
CCGGCAGCCATGCCCGCGCCGATGATCGCGCCGATCGAGGACCCTGCGATCGCCGCGGGACGGATGCCCATCTCGTCGAGAGCCTCGATCACCGGGATATGGGCGAGCCCGCGGGCACCGCCCGCTCCGAGCGCGAGCCCCAGCGTGGGTCCGCCGGAAGGGACCGGAACCGGTACGATTGCTGGCGTCATTTCGCTTTCCACCGGCAGCCCCTCGTTGGCCTGTGACCGTCAGGCGGGACGGTATTCGTAGAAATACATCTTCGTGTCGCCGAAGGTCCGCTCTTCGATCAGGCGGAACGCCGGGTGCATGTCGATCACCGCCTCGGCCTTCTCTTCCAGGATCGCGAGCGCGCCCGGCACCAGCCAGCCGCCTTCATGGGCGGCGGCGAACGCCTTTTCGCCGAGACCCTTGTTGTAGGGCGGGTCTGCGAACATCAGATGAAAGGGCTCGATATTGGCGGCGGGACCGAGCAGCGTCGCATCGCGCCGCAAGATCTTCGCCCGCCCGTGCAGGCCGAGCGCATCGATGTTTTCCCACAGAAGACTGCGGCCCTCGACGCTGTTTTCGACGAAGAGCGCGGCACGGCAGCCGCGCGACAGTGCCTCGAGCCCGACCGCGCCGGTACCGGCGAAGAGATCGAGCACGCGCGTGCCGTCGAGACAGCCGGGATGCGCATGGGTCAGGATGTTGAACAGGCTCTCGCGCGTCCGGTCGATGGTCGGCCGGATCGCGTTCGATTTCGGCGTCGCCAGATTGCGACCGCGAAACTCACCGCCGACGATCCGCACCGCGCCTTACCTCCGGCCCTTCGAAGGACCCCGGCCACCGCCGGAAGGTTTGCCCCCGAAAGACTTGCCGTCACCCGGACGGCCGCCCCGCGGCTTGTCGCTTCCCCCGGCAGGCTTACCGCCACCGGCCTTCCCGCCGAAACTCTTTCCGCCGAAGCCCTTGCCACCGAAGCTCTTGCCGCCCTTGCGCTCGGGCTTGCCGGAAAACGGCTTGTCGCCGGCGGGCTTTTCGCCGCTGCGCGGACGATCGCCGTAGGGTCGGTCGCCCCGAGGACGATCGCTGCGATCACGTGCCTCCTGCGGTCGATCGCGGCGGGGCCGATCTTCGAAAGACCTGCCCTCGGAGGAACGTCCTTCGCGTGGACGGTCGCCGCGGTCCGGGCGGCCACCGGCGCCACGCCTGCCGCCGAAACCCTCGTCCTCGTCCTTGCGACGCGGCGGCGCTTCGGCGCGGATCCATTCGCCTTCCTCGTCGCGCGTCTTGCTGATCGTCACACGCGAGCGGGCGTCGGGCTGGCCGAAAGCGGGCTTTCCGCCCCGCGGGGCCTCCTCGAAACGCGGACGTCCGGGCTTGCCGGTTCCGGAAGCCGCCTTGCGGGCAGCAGCCTTCTCCCCGAGCGGACGGGCACCCGGCGCCATCCAGACATTGGCGGTGCGGCTCTGTCCCATCGGCTTGCGCTTCGGGCGGTCGGCAAAGTCGCCGTCTTCCCGCCTGTCGCCACGCCCACCCTTGGGCGCCGGGCCGGAGCGGCGGGTGTCGAGCCTGTCGAGAGCACGTTCGCGGCGGTCTTCTGGCTTTTCACGCTTGCCACGCT
It includes:
- the rsmD gene encoding 16S rRNA (guanine(966)-N(2))-methyltransferase RsmD, encoding MRIVGGEFRGRNLATPKSNAIRPTIDRTRESLFNILTHAHPGCLDGTRVLDLFAGTGAVGLEALSRGCRAALFVENSVEGRSLLWENIDALGLHGRAKILRRDATLLGPAANIEPFHLMFADPPYNKGLGEKAFAAAHEGGWLVPGALAILEEKAEAVIDMHPAFRLIEERTFGDTKMYFYEYRPA